One Fusarium musae strain F31 chromosome 6, whole genome shotgun sequence DNA segment encodes these proteins:
- a CDS encoding hypothetical protein (EggNog:ENOG41), giving the protein MADTAEASGADHQQEPTKRNRVVDSVGEKAQEVFKEDYAQAREHVASAAKSRSYLYPIKGIFYFISHRSLWKPFVSKLGPLVLLSTGVIGGMFFFTYLPQLAVLFFVNGPIAPFSAVLLVLNESTTIINLVSRNYLLQDALLDVFDGTLLARGDTQIVSEGREVKSGSDPMQKLGKIIKSPFEKFSPKAIVRYVMYLPLNAIPVVGTVIFILIQGRTRGKGVHGRYFQLKKWTQPKREDWLTKNVGPYTAFGLVATLLEMIPVASMFFTFSNTVGAALWAADIEDKNASMTDGTAPTLRETAKKAE; this is encoded by the exons ATGGCCGACACAGCTGAAGCTTCGGGAGCTGATCACCAGCAGGAACCCACCAAGCGCAATAGAGTGGTTGACTCTGTTGGAGAGAAAGCTCAAGAAGTCTT TAAGGAGGACTATGCCCAGGCTCGAGAGCATGTCGCCAGCGCTGCCAAGAGCCGATCCTACCTCTACCCGATCAAG GGAATTTTCTACTTCATCTCCCATCGCTCACTTTGGAAGCCATTCGTCTCCAAGCTTGGTCCGCTGGTCCTCCTCTCTACCGGTGTCATTGGTGGCATGTTCTTCTTTACATACTTGCCACAGCTCGCCGTACTATTTTTCGTGAATGGCCCTATTGCGCCCTTCTCTGCCGTTCTGTTGGTTCTCAATGAGAgtaccaccatcatcaaccttgtgTCTCGCAACTaccttcttcaagatgcccTTCTGGATGTGTTTGATGGTACACTCCTTGCCCGTGGAGATACCCAAATCGTGAGCGAGGGACGAGAGGTCAAGTCTGGGTCAGATCCGATGCAGAAGCttggcaagatcatcaagagccCCTTTGAAAAGTTCAGCCCCAAGGCCATTGTCCGCTACGTGATGTACCTGCCTCTCAACGCCATCCCGGTTGTTGGTACGGTCATTTTCATCCTCATTCAAG GTCGCACTCGAGGCAAGGGAGTTCACGGTCGA TATTTCCAACTGAAGAAATGGACGCAGCCCAAGAGAGAGGATTGGCTTACCAAGAATGTTGGCCCCTACACGGC ATTCGGACTAGTTGCCACTCTTCTCGAGATGATTCCTGTTGCTTCCATGTTTTTCACATTCAGTAACACAG TTGGAGCTGCCCTCTGGGCTGCTGATATTGAGGATAAGAATGCCTCGATGACTGATGGAACTGCCCCTACTCTGCGTGAAACCGCAAAAAAGGCCGAATAA
- a CDS encoding hypothetical protein (EggNog:ENOG41) gives MTQRYISNNLPPQKLGSDPKELFTYALELVVRHTPPREVYHERHLGGLFMGYTGLAHLFLQLSELYPDLKISGQDLLSWAKRYLEGDRGKLVLEKGNCGISSEKLSFEAVRACITKEDDHLITFLSNIPILLGPYTSPQEDTFPSEIPYGRAGALYMLRMVKHWVPRSKSLVESPIKRLTERIMATDDDGRGNWEWHGKRYFGAAHGDIGIITQLVLSNPSLAPQLARRVEKLLELQGPDGNWPSSLRSLKEGKGASLIQWCHGAPGFLYSLTSLRPYFPDLQDRIDSAIEKGQSITWKHGLLTKEPCLCHGIFGNALVLPRGPNRQHFLALATADAVEKVRRHDPKLFESASYGHKAAVLMNYLPSAAWTWAVCEHEHPRLIMYNDV, from the exons ATGACTCAACGATATATCTCGAATAACTTGCCTCCCCAGAAACTCGGTTCGGATCCCAAAGAGCTCTTCACATATGCTCTTGAACTCGTCGTACGGCATACGCCGCCTCGTGAGGTCTACCACGAACGCCACCTTGGCGGTCTCTTCATGGGATACACTGGTCTTGCTCACCTGTTCCTTCAACTGTCCGAACTATACCCAGATCTGAAAATCTCTGGCCAAGACTTGCTGTCTTGGGCGAAACGCTACCTGGAAGGAGACCGTGGAAAGTTGGTCCTAGAGAAGGGCAACTGCGGCATATCGTCCGAGAAACTATCATTCGAAGCAGTAAGAGCGTGCATAACCAAGGAGGATGATCACTTAATAACCTTCCTGAGCAATATACCAATACTTCTTGGTCCCTATACGAGCCCCCAGGAAGATACTTTTCCATCAGAGATACCCTATGGGCGGGCCGGTGCATTATACATGTTGCGTATGGTGAAACACTGGGTTCCCAGGAGTAAGAGTCTCGTTGAATCTCCGATCAAGAGACTCACAGAGCGTATTATGGCCACCGATGACGACGGCAGGGGTAATTGGGAGTGGCATGGGAAGAGGTACTTTGGAGCAGCTCATGGTGACATAGGTATCATCACACAGCTCGTTCTTTCAAACCCATCACTCGCCCCACAACTTGCACGACGCGTGGaaaagcttctcgagcttcagGGTCCTGACGGGAATTGGCCGTCGAGCCTGCGGAGCCTCAAGGAGGGCAAAGGCGCAAGTCTCATTCAGTGGTGCCATGGTGCCCCTGGTTTCTTGTATTCGCTGACGTCCCTGCGCCCGTATTTCCCTGACTTGCAAGATCGTATCGACTCAGCCATCGAGAAAGGTCAGAGCATAACCTGGAAGCATGGTCTTCTCACCAAGGAGCCGTGCTTGTGCCATGGAATTTTTGGAAACGCATT AGTGCTTCCCCGTGGACCTAATCGACAACACTTCCTTGCACTGGCCACCGCTGATGCAGTGGAGAAAGTGCGCCGACACGATCCAAAGTTATTCGAATCTGCATCTTATGGCCACAAAGCCGCAGTCCTCATGAACTATCTGCCGAGTGCCGCGTGGACATGGGCTGTTTGCGAACATGAGCATCCCCGGCTTATCATGTACAATGATGTGTAG